The Chryseobacterium nakagawai genome has a segment encoding these proteins:
- a CDS encoding glycosyltransferase family 87 protein, translating to MKEKFLKILLNPKYIFGVYIIVAIATALSKFSRGPQAINNYLIFKGVFFNTIDEKNLYLRYPELYSDMNHYGIFFSLLIAPFAVMPDWMGIALWNVANTAIFLYAIHKLPFSDAKKALFALLCLQEFITAAVSLQFNVALVGLLMLSATFIYERKEVQSATAIVVGIFVKLYGIVGLSQFFFIKNKVKFILSGIVIAVLCLCIPMIYSSPQFVIQSYSDWATSLISKNNDNQILGNMQDISLMGFVRRILGDASISNLTFLAFGVPLFALPYIRIKQYKNYAFQLMILASTLLFLVLFSSGSESPTYIIAVAGVMIWFTLQKEKTPFIIGLLVFVIILTCFSPSDLFPKFIKQNYIIKYSLKAVPCIVVWLRVIYELMTKDFEKDYTLN from the coding sequence TTGAAAGAAAAATTTCTTAAAATATTATTAAACCCTAAATATATATTTGGGGTTTATATTATTGTAGCCATAGCTACTGCGCTTTCTAAATTCTCCAGAGGGCCTCAGGCGATTAATAACTATTTGATTTTCAAAGGTGTATTTTTCAATACTATCGATGAAAAAAATCTGTATTTACGATATCCTGAGCTTTATTCAGACATGAACCATTACGGGATCTTTTTCAGTTTACTGATCGCACCTTTTGCAGTAATGCCGGACTGGATGGGAATTGCCCTATGGAATGTTGCCAATACTGCGATCTTTCTATATGCCATTCATAAACTTCCGTTTTCGGATGCTAAAAAAGCACTTTTTGCTTTGTTATGTCTGCAGGAATTTATCACGGCTGCTGTAAGTTTGCAGTTCAATGTAGCATTGGTAGGGCTTTTAATGCTGTCCGCAACGTTCATTTATGAAAGAAAAGAAGTACAGTCGGCTACTGCTATTGTAGTAGGGATTTTTGTAAAGCTTTATGGAATTGTAGGATTATCACAGTTTTTCTTTATTAAAAATAAGGTAAAGTTTATTCTTTCAGGAATTGTTATTGCTGTATTGTGTTTGTGCATTCCGATGATTTACTCCAGTCCACAGTTTGTAATTCAGAGTTATTCAGACTGGGCAACCTCATTGATTTCAAAAAACAATGATAATCAGATATTGGGAAATATGCAGGATATATCATTAATGGGATTTGTAAGAAGAATTTTGGGTGATGCATCCATTTCCAATCTTACTTTTTTAGCTTTTGGTGTTCCATTATTTGCATTGCCATATATCAGAATCAAGCAATACAAGAACTATGCATTTCAATTGATGATTCTAGCTTCTACATTACTGTTTTTAGTACTGTTCAGTTCAGGCTCAGAATCACCAACGTATATTATTGCAGTAGCAGGAGTAATGATCTGGTTTACCCTTCAGAAAGAAAAAACGCCTTTTATTATTGGGTTATTGGTATTTGTTATTATTCTTACTTGTTTTTCACCATCAGATTTATTTCCGAAATTTATCAAACAAAATTATATCATTAAATATTCTTTGAAAGCCGTACCTTGTATTGTAGTTTGGTTGAGGGTTATTTACGAATTGATGACCAAAGATTTTGAAAAGGACTACACTTTAAATTAA
- a CDS encoding methyltransferase family protein, whose amino-acid sequence MTDFIRFFIPTYFILFFLVSFLGISIAVAKKIGKSPNVLPNDDSAYALVGLYFKLILAVLWIYTIWPLLFPSVVMDFKIEILDSDLFQYVGIGLMVFAFIWVVIAQLQMKDSWRIGIDERMKTELITNGLFQFSRNPIFLGMTVSLIGFFFASPTVIAFSLAIIGSILMQIQIRLEEEHLLSQHGSTYLTYKKRVGRMLSLS is encoded by the coding sequence ATGACAGATTTTATCAGATTCTTTATCCCTACTTATTTTATTCTATTTTTTTTAGTTTCATTTCTTGGAATTAGCATTGCTGTCGCTAAGAAGATAGGAAAGAGCCCTAATGTTCTACCAAACGATGATTCAGCTTACGCATTGGTTGGCTTGTATTTCAAACTCATTTTAGCCGTATTATGGATCTATACAATATGGCCTTTATTATTTCCAAGCGTAGTCATGGATTTTAAAATAGAAATATTAGATTCTGATCTGTTTCAATACGTTGGAATAGGATTGATGGTTTTTGCCTTTATCTGGGTAGTAATTGCTCAGCTTCAAATGAAAGATTCATGGCGGATTGGTATAGACGAGCGCATGAAGACAGAACTTATTACGAACGGATTATTTCAATTCTCAAGAAATCCAATATTTTTAGGAATGACGGTGAGTCTTATTGGGTTTTTCTTTGCTTCTCCCACTGTGATTGCTTTCTCTTTAGCAATAATAGGAAGTATTTTAATGCAGATTCAGATCCGTCTTGAAGAAGAACATCTGCTAAGCCAGCATGGTTCCACTTATCTTACTTATAAAAAGAGGGTTGGACGCATGCTAAGCCTCTCTTAA
- a CDS encoding glycosyltransferase family 2 protein: MKKISIVIPAHNEEGNVALVHEKIKEVFSELKNYTFEIIFVNDGSRDNTQKKLEELSQKYEEVKFIEFSRNFGHQPAVKAGMDYADGNAVISMDGDLQHPPELIPEMIKKWEEGYDIVYTVRTYPKQISYFKRKTSDVFYKLLSSLSDVNLTKGGGSDFRLMDANAVEAMRSFKEDDLFLRGLTSWMGYKQIGIDFTAGERLAGESSYNLKKMLKFAFTGITAFSVKPLYLAAYLGFLFSLLSVIGYVAYVIHSFVVHTEISGWASLIMTIVFFGGLQLIILGIIGIYLGKIFKQVKERPNYIIKNKNF, from the coding sequence ATGAAGAAAATTTCTATTGTTATTCCTGCCCACAACGAAGAAGGGAATGTTGCTTTAGTTCATGAAAAAATAAAAGAAGTTTTTTCGGAACTGAAGAATTATACCTTTGAAATCATTTTTGTGAATGACGGAAGCAGAGATAACACACAGAAGAAGTTAGAGGAACTGTCACAAAAGTATGAAGAAGTAAAATTTATTGAGTTTTCCCGAAACTTTGGACACCAGCCGGCAGTAAAAGCCGGAATGGATTATGCAGATGGAAATGCGGTAATTTCAATGGATGGAGATCTTCAGCATCCCCCTGAATTGATTCCTGAAATGATTAAGAAATGGGAAGAAGGATATGATATTGTGTATACGGTAAGAACTTACCCTAAACAGATTTCTTATTTTAAAAGGAAAACTTCAGATGTGTTCTATAAACTTTTATCCAGTCTTTCAGATGTCAATCTTACCAAAGGAGGTGGGTCTGATTTCAGATTGATGGATGCCAATGCCGTAGAAGCTATGAGAAGCTTCAAAGAAGATGATCTGTTTTTAAGAGGACTAACCAGCTGGATGGGCTACAAACAAATCGGAATAGACTTTACAGCGGGAGAAAGATTAGCAGGAGAGAGCAGCTATAACCTGAAAAAAATGCTCAAATTTGCCTTTACAGGAATTACTGCTTTTAGTGTTAAACCTCTTTACTTAGCGGCTTATCTGGGGTTCTTATTTTCACTGCTTTCAGTGATTGGATATGTTGCTTATGTTATCCATTCATTTGTGGTGCATACTGAAATCTCAGGTTGGGCATCGTTAATTATGACCATTGTATTCTTTGGAGGGCTGCAACTGATTATCCTGGGAATCATTGGCATTTATTTAGGTAAGATCTTTAAACAGGTTAAAGAAAGACCTAATTATATTATAAAAAACAAAAATTTTTAA
- a CDS encoding AraC family transcriptional regulator, which yields MKRENIDQLVKVEYHQTESCPLKGVQFSFFQIVYVISGKGSFTINNNIASYSKGSLILLTPDDLHHLEIEEKTELLLVKFSERYVKDYKWNNINSIGCLLYGASYLSGCILQNKSDVVLVESIIASLLHGIHHPDLYQEELTLHYVNALIVIAARNISKMRVEHVASNTDKRIMDIINHIQGNIHDPALLKVSVIAREFGLSETYLGSYFKNQCGETITHYILNYKLRLIEHRLLFSDMRINEIVTEFGFSDESHLNKFFKKKHQMSLTEFKKRKEAVKSIV from the coding sequence ATGAAAAGAGAAAATATAGATCAATTGGTAAAGGTGGAATATCATCAAACAGAAAGCTGCCCCTTAAAAGGAGTTCAATTTTCTTTTTTTCAGATTGTATATGTTATTTCCGGAAAAGGTTCCTTTACCATCAACAATAATATTGCTTCGTATAGTAAAGGCAGTTTGATATTACTAACACCAGATGATCTACATCATTTGGAAATTGAAGAGAAAACAGAGCTTTTGCTTGTAAAGTTCAGTGAGCGTTATGTAAAGGATTACAAATGGAATAATATTAATTCAATAGGATGCTTATTGTATGGAGCTTCTTATCTTTCCGGCTGTATTTTACAAAATAAATCTGATGTTGTTTTGGTAGAGTCAATTATAGCTTCACTCCTTCATGGCATTCATCACCCTGATCTTTATCAAGAGGAACTTACGCTGCATTATGTGAATGCACTCATTGTGATTGCGGCAAGAAATATTTCAAAAATGCGGGTGGAGCATGTGGCGTCCAATACAGATAAAAGAATAATGGATATTATTAACCATATCCAAGGGAATATCCACGATCCGGCACTTTTAAAAGTCTCTGTGATTGCCAGGGAATTTGGTCTTTCTGAAACCTATCTTGGTAGCTATTTTAAAAATCAATGTGGAGAAACCATTACCCATTATATTCTGAATTATAAATTGAGATTAATTGAACATAGGCTCCTTTTCAGTGATATGAGGATCAATGAAATTGTTACTGAATTTGGCTTTTCAGACGAAAGTCATTTGAATAAGTTCTTTAAAAAGAAGCATCAAATGAGTCTGACTGAGTTTAAAAAAAGAAAAGAAGCTGTTAAATCTATAGTTTAG
- a CDS encoding 2,3,4,5-tetrahydropyridine-2,6-dicarboxylate N-succinyltransferase translates to MSLQQTIENIWDNRDLLQNEDSQKAIREVISLLDSGELRVAEPTENGWQVNEWVKKAVVMYFPIQKMVTIEVGPFEFHDKIPLKKNYAEKGVRVVPHAIAREGSFVASGVIMMPSYVNIGAYVDSGTMVDTWATVGSCAQIGKNVHLSGGVGIGGVLEPLQAAPVIIEDDCFIGSRCIVVEGVHVEREAVLGANVVLTASTKIIDVTGSEPIEIKGRVPARSVVIPGSYTKQYPAGEYQVPCALIIGQRKESTDKKTSLNDALRDNNVAV, encoded by the coding sequence ATGTCGTTACAACAAACTATTGAAAACATTTGGGATAATAGAGACTTATTACAAAATGAAGACAGCCAGAAAGCGATCAGAGAGGTTATTTCTTTATTAGATTCCGGAGAACTTCGTGTAGCTGAGCCTACGGAGAACGGTTGGCAGGTAAATGAGTGGGTGAAGAAAGCAGTAGTAATGTATTTCCCGATCCAAAAAATGGTAACTATTGAGGTAGGTCCATTTGAATTTCATGACAAAATTCCTTTAAAGAAAAATTATGCGGAAAAAGGAGTAAGAGTAGTTCCTCATGCTATCGCTAGAGAAGGTTCTTTCGTTGCTTCAGGAGTAATTATGATGCCATCTTACGTAAATATTGGTGCTTATGTAGATTCAGGAACAATGGTGGATACTTGGGCAACAGTAGGAAGTTGTGCACAGATCGGTAAAAACGTTCACTTGAGTGGTGGTGTTGGGATCGGTGGTGTATTAGAACCATTACAGGCCGCTCCGGTAATCATTGAAGATGATTGTTTCATCGGTTCAAGATGTATCGTTGTAGAAGGAGTTCATGTAGAAAGAGAAGCGGTATTGGGAGCTAATGTTGTATTAACAGCATCTACAAAAATCATTGATGTAACAGGAAGTGAGCCTATCGAAATTAAAGGAAGAGTTCCTGCCCGTTCTGTAGTAATCCCTGGAAGCTATACAAAACAATATCCAGCAGGAGAATATCAGGTTCCTTGTGCATTAATTATTGGCCAGAGAAAAGAGTCTACAGATAAAAAGACTTCTCTTAATGATGCATTGAGAGACAATAATGTAGCTGTTTAA